One Actinomadura viridis genomic region harbors:
- the fabG gene encoding 3-oxoacyl-ACP reductase FabG, translating into MSGNRVAVVTGAARGIGAATAVRLAREGFVVAVCDLDEDACAATVEAVRKEGGRALAVAVDVSDAARVEAAVERITAELGAPQVLVNNAGIIRDNLLFKMSEDDWDAVMAVHLRGAFLMTRAVQGHMTKAGWGRIVNLSSTSALGNRGQANYSTAKAGLQGFTKTLAIELGKFGVTANAIAPGFIATEMTAATAARMGADFEEFKAAAAEQIPVRRVGAPEDIAGTVAFLVSEDASFVSGQVIYVAGGPKD; encoded by the coding sequence ATGAGCGGGAACAGGGTCGCCGTCGTCACCGGCGCGGCGCGCGGCATCGGCGCCGCCACCGCGGTGCGGCTGGCCCGCGAGGGCTTCGTGGTCGCGGTGTGCGACCTGGACGAGGACGCCTGCGCGGCGACGGTCGAGGCCGTGCGGAAGGAGGGCGGGCGGGCGCTGGCCGTGGCCGTGGACGTCTCCGACGCGGCCCGGGTGGAGGCCGCGGTGGAACGGATCACCGCGGAGCTGGGCGCGCCGCAGGTGCTGGTCAACAACGCCGGCATCATCCGCGACAACCTGCTGTTCAAGATGAGCGAGGACGACTGGGACGCGGTCATGGCCGTGCACCTGCGCGGCGCGTTCCTGATGACGCGGGCGGTGCAGGGGCACATGACCAAGGCGGGCTGGGGCCGGATCGTGAACCTGTCGTCGACCTCGGCGCTGGGCAACCGCGGCCAGGCCAACTACTCGACGGCCAAGGCGGGCCTGCAGGGCTTCACCAAGACCCTGGCCATCGAGCTGGGCAAGTTCGGGGTGACCGCCAACGCGATCGCCCCCGGGTTCATCGCCACCGAGATGACCGCCGCCACCGCGGCCCGGATGGGGGCCGACTTCGAGGAGTTCAAGGCGGCGGCGGCCGAGCAGATCCCGGTGCGGCGGGTCGGCGCGCCCGAGGACATCGCCGGGACGGTGGCGTTCCTCGTGAGCGAGGACGCCTCGTTCGTGTCGGGGCAGGTCATCTACGTCGCCGGCGGCCCCAAGGACTGA
- a CDS encoding metallopeptidase TldD-related protein, protein MSVLKPQEAVERALELSRADDCVVIADESSTANLRWAGNTLTTNGVTRSNRLTVVALRRAGEGVAAGVVSRAAVDAADLEDLVRAAEADAAGNAAAEDAAPLIDRAPAGGDWDAAPAETGIGVFSAFAPALGEAFAAAEAGGRRLYGFANHMVTSTFLGTSAGLRLRHDQPTGLLELNAKGAGGSAWAGVGTRDFTDVDVPGLTGDLARRLGWGEHRIDLPAGRYETILPPSAVADLMIYLYWSAGARDAHDGRTVFSAPGGGTRVGEKLAALPVTLSSDPRAAGLECAPFVVAHASSRESSVFDNGLGLERTDWISEGTLAALTQTRHSAARTGLPLTPAIDNLTMTGSPAGGGASLEEMVARTERGLLLTCLWYIREVDPQRLLLTGLTRDGVYLVENGEVTGAVNNFRFNESPVDLLGRISEVGATGPTLPREWSDYFTRTAMPPVRVGDFNMSTVSQAS, encoded by the coding sequence GTGAGCGTTCTCAAGCCTCAGGAGGCCGTGGAGCGGGCGCTGGAGTTGTCGCGGGCCGACGACTGCGTCGTCATCGCCGACGAGTCCAGCACCGCCAATCTGCGCTGGGCGGGCAACACGCTGACCACCAACGGGGTCACGCGGTCCAACCGGCTGACCGTGGTCGCGTTGCGCCGGGCGGGCGAGGGCGTGGCGGCGGGGGTGGTGTCGCGGGCGGCGGTGGACGCGGCCGATCTGGAGGATCTGGTCCGCGCGGCCGAGGCGGACGCCGCCGGCAACGCCGCGGCCGAGGACGCCGCGCCGCTCATCGACCGGGCGCCGGCGGGCGGTGACTGGGACGCCGCGCCCGCCGAGACCGGCATCGGGGTGTTCTCCGCCTTCGCGCCGGCGCTGGGTGAGGCGTTCGCCGCGGCCGAGGCGGGCGGGCGCAGGCTGTACGGGTTCGCCAACCACATGGTGACCTCGACGTTCCTGGGCACGTCGGCGGGGCTGCGGCTGCGGCACGACCAGCCGACCGGGCTGCTGGAGCTCAACGCCAAGGGCGCGGGCGGCTCGGCGTGGGCGGGTGTGGGCACCCGCGACTTCACCGACGTGGACGTGCCGGGGCTGACCGGTGACCTGGCCCGGCGGCTGGGGTGGGGCGAGCACCGGATCGACCTGCCCGCGGGGCGGTACGAGACGATCCTGCCGCCGAGCGCGGTGGCCGACCTGATGATCTACCTGTACTGGTCGGCCGGGGCGCGGGACGCCCATGACGGCCGTACGGTGTTCAGCGCGCCGGGCGGCGGCACCAGGGTCGGGGAGAAGCTGGCGGCGCTGCCGGTCACGCTGTCGAGCGACCCGCGCGCCGCGGGGCTGGAGTGCGCGCCGTTCGTCGTGGCCCACGCCTCCAGCCGCGAGTCGTCGGTGTTCGACAACGGGCTGGGGCTGGAGCGGACCGACTGGATCTCCGAGGGCACCCTCGCCGCGCTGACCCAGACCCGGCATTCGGCCGCGCGCACGGGGCTGCCGCTCACCCCGGCGATCGACAACCTGACGATGACCGGTTCCCCCGCGGGGGGAGGCGCGTCGCTGGAGGAGATGGTCGCGCGGACCGAGCGCGGGCTGCTGCTGACCTGCCTGTGGTACATCCGCGAGGTCGATCCGCAGCGGCTGCTGCTGACCGGTCTCACCCGTGACGGGGTGTACCTCGTGGAGAACGGGGAGGTGACCGGCGCGGTGAACAACTTCCGGTTCAACGAGAGCCCGGTGGACCTGCTCGGCCGGATCTCCGAGGTCGGCGCCACGGGCCCGACGCTCCCCCGCGAGTGGTCGGACTACTTCACGCGTACGGCGATGCCGCCCGTGCGGGTCGGCGACTTCAACATGTCGACGGTCTCGCAGGCGTCCTGA
- a CDS encoding undecaprenyl-diphosphate phosphatase: MNVVEATVLGIVQGLTEFLPISSSGHMLFVPKFLGWEDPGAAFSAVIQIGTMAAVIIYFWRDLARILATWTRSLWTPRLRTHQDARMGWYIGLGTIPIGVCGLAFKDFIEGPSRNLWINATSLILMGLLLMVAEWAGARKREVGDLNLRDGLIIGAFQALALIPGSSRSGSTMTGALFLGYTREAAARYSFLLSVPAVVLSGAFEMRHAFGGGLPVVPTLVATAVSFVVGYACIAWLLKYLARHSMMIFVYYRVALGGIILGLLAAGAISAT; the protein is encoded by the coding sequence GTGAACGTCGTGGAAGCGACCGTCCTCGGGATCGTCCAGGGACTCACCGAGTTCCTGCCGATCTCCAGTTCGGGTCACATGCTGTTCGTGCCCAAGTTCCTGGGGTGGGAGGATCCGGGCGCGGCGTTCAGCGCGGTGATCCAGATCGGGACGATGGCGGCCGTCATCATCTACTTCTGGCGCGACCTGGCCCGCATCCTGGCCACCTGGACCAGGAGCCTGTGGACGCCGCGGCTGCGGACCCACCAGGACGCGCGGATGGGCTGGTACATCGGCCTGGGCACGATCCCGATCGGGGTGTGCGGGCTGGCCTTCAAGGACTTCATCGAGGGGCCGTCCCGGAACCTGTGGATCAACGCGACCTCGCTGATCCTGATGGGCCTGCTGCTGATGGTCGCCGAGTGGGCCGGAGCGCGGAAGCGGGAGGTCGGCGATCTGAACCTGCGGGACGGCCTGATCATCGGAGCGTTCCAGGCGCTGGCGCTGATCCCCGGCTCGTCCCGGTCGGGCTCGACCATGACCGGCGCGCTGTTCCTCGGCTACACGCGCGAGGCCGCCGCCCGCTACTCGTTCCTGCTGTCGGTGCCGGCCGTGGTGCTGTCGGGGGCGTTCGAGATGCGGCACGCGTTCGGCGGGGGGCTGCCGGTGGTGCCCACGCTGGTCGCCACCGCCGTGTCGTTCGTGGTCGGGTACGCCTGCATCGCCTGGCTGCTGAAGTACCTGGCCCGGCACTCGATGATGATCTTCGTGTACTACCGGGTCGCGCTGGGCGGGATCATCCTGGGCCTGCTCGCCGCCGGGGCGATCTCCGCGACCTGA
- a CDS encoding aldo/keto reductase, whose translation MEERHLGRSGLVVSRLGLGTMTWGQDTEPDEAASQLTAFAEAGGTLVDTADVYSDGLSERILGHLLREVVGRDDFVIATKAAIRPNGRYDASRRHLLSALDASLERLGLEYVDLWQVHAYDPRTPLEETLSALDEAVLSGRTRYVGVSNYAGWQIAKAGAWQRAWPGREPIISAQLEYSLLRRDIEREAVPAALDAGAGLLPWSPLGRGVLTGKYRTGIPAGSRAATSHFAEFVRPYLDEECARIVESVVTAAEGLGASPLGVALAWVRDRPGVAAPIVGARTAAQLKQALLSEQLTLPLEIRSALDDVSDIAPASP comes from the coding sequence ATGGAAGAGCGTCACCTCGGGCGGAGCGGGCTCGTGGTCTCCAGGCTGGGCCTGGGCACCATGACCTGGGGGCAGGACACCGAACCCGACGAGGCCGCCTCGCAACTGACGGCGTTCGCCGAGGCGGGCGGCACCCTCGTCGACACCGCCGACGTCTACAGCGACGGCCTCAGCGAACGCATCCTCGGTCACCTGCTGCGCGAGGTGGTGGGGCGCGACGACTTCGTCATCGCCACCAAGGCCGCGATCCGCCCCAACGGCCGCTACGACGCCTCCCGCCGGCACCTCCTCAGCGCCCTGGACGCCTCCCTGGAGCGGCTGGGCCTGGAGTACGTCGACCTGTGGCAGGTGCACGCCTACGACCCCCGGACGCCGCTGGAGGAGACGCTCTCGGCGCTGGACGAGGCGGTCCTGTCGGGCCGGACCCGCTACGTCGGGGTGTCCAACTACGCCGGCTGGCAGATCGCCAAGGCCGGCGCGTGGCAGCGGGCCTGGCCCGGCCGCGAGCCGATCATCTCCGCGCAGCTGGAGTACTCCCTGCTGCGCCGCGACATCGAACGCGAGGCCGTCCCCGCGGCCCTGGACGCCGGCGCCGGGCTGCTGCCCTGGTCGCCGCTGGGCCGCGGGGTGCTCACCGGCAAGTACCGCACCGGGATCCCCGCCGGCTCCCGCGCCGCCACGTCCCACTTCGCCGAGTTCGTCCGGCCCTATCTGGACGAGGAGTGCGCCCGGATCGTGGAGTCGGTCGTCACCGCCGCCGAGGGCCTGGGCGCCTCCCCGCTCGGCGTGGCGCTGGCGTGGGTGCGGGACCGGCCGGGCGTGGCCGCGCCGATCGTCGGGGCCCGTACGGCGGCGCAGCTGAAGCAGGCGCTGCTCAGCGAGCAGCTCACCCTGCCCCTGGAGATCCGCTCCGCGCTCGACGACGTGTCCGACATCGCCCCCGCCTCGCCGTGA
- a CDS encoding dodecin: MTDRTYRVTEIVGTSPDSVDAAVRNGIARAARTLRHLDWFEVTEVRGRIEDGEVAHYQVGMKVGFRIEDD; the protein is encoded by the coding sequence ATGACCGACCGGACGTACCGGGTGACCGAGATCGTCGGCACCTCGCCCGACTCCGTCGACGCGGCCGTGCGCAACGGCATCGCCAGGGCCGCGCGGACCCTGCGTCATCTGGACTGGTTCGAGGTGACCGAGGTCCGCGGCCGGATCGAGGACGGGGAGGTGGCCCACTACCAGGTCGGCATGAAGGTCGGCTTCCGCATCGAGGACGACTGA
- the fabI gene encoding enoyl-ACP reductase FabI — MGILEGKRILVTGVLTDASIGFHVARVAQEQGAEVVLTAYPRPSLTERTAKRLPSGPDDPPPVLELDVTNADQLAGLADGLRDRGFDRLDGVVHAIGFAPQTALGGNFLETPWEDVATAVHASAYSLKSLTMACLPLMKDGGSVVGLDFDASVAWPVYDWMGVAKAGLESCARYLAKYLGPQGIRVNLVAAGPLATMAAKSIPGFEGITELWTQSAPLGWNLKDSDPTARACVALLSDWFPATTGEIVHVDGGIHAIGAPGPASA, encoded by the coding sequence ATGGGAATCCTGGAAGGCAAGCGGATCCTGGTCACCGGCGTCCTGACCGACGCGTCGATCGGGTTCCACGTGGCGCGGGTCGCGCAGGAGCAGGGCGCCGAGGTCGTCCTCACCGCCTACCCGCGGCCGTCGCTGACCGAGCGGACGGCCAAGCGGCTGCCGTCCGGCCCGGACGACCCGCCGCCCGTGCTGGAGCTCGACGTCACCAACGCCGACCAGCTCGCGGGGCTGGCCGACGGGCTGCGCGACCGCGGGTTCGACCGGCTCGACGGGGTGGTGCACGCGATCGGGTTCGCCCCGCAGACCGCGCTGGGCGGCAACTTCCTGGAGACGCCGTGGGAGGACGTGGCCACCGCGGTCCACGCCTCGGCCTACTCGCTGAAGTCGCTGACGATGGCGTGCCTTCCGCTGATGAAGGACGGCGGTTCGGTGGTCGGCCTCGACTTCGACGCCTCGGTGGCGTGGCCGGTGTACGACTGGATGGGCGTGGCCAAGGCCGGGCTGGAGTCGTGCGCGCGTTACCTGGCCAAGTACCTGGGCCCGCAGGGCATCCGGGTCAACCTCGTCGCCGCCGGGCCGCTGGCCACGATGGCGGCCAAGAGCATCCCCGGCTTCGAGGGGATCACCGAGCTGTGGACGCAGTCCGCGCCGCTCGGCTGGAACCTCAAGGACAGCGACCCCACCGCGCGGGCCTGCGTGGCCCTGCTGTCGGACTGGTTCCCGGCGACCACCGGCGAGATCGTCCACGTGGACGGCGGGATCCACGCCATCGGCGCGCCCGGCCCGGCTTCGGCCTGA
- a CDS encoding TldD/PmbA family protein yields MHDIDPAFTALPLRALADAALSRARDLGAEHADFRLERIRSQTLRLHDAALETALDADDVGLSVRVVKDGTWGFAAGIDLTPDGAARVAAQAVEVAAVAAAVNREPIELAPEPVHGERTWVSAYEVDPFTVPTADKVALLAEWSRRLLDDDRVDHADATLLQVKENKFFADLAGTVTTQQRVRLHPVLNAVGIGDGVFDTMRTIAPPVGRGWEWLTGGHWDWDGELGRMPELLAEKLAAPSVEPGTYDVVIDPSNLWLTIHESIGHATELDRALGYEAAYAGTSFATPDKLGTLQYGSKVMNVTGDRTAEHGLATVGYDDEGVRTQAFDIVSAGMFTGYQTDRRIARLTGADRSNGCAFADAASSMPLQRMANVSLQPAPGGPDTDELISGVERGVYIIGDKSWSIDMQRHNFQFTGQRFYRIENGRLAGQLRDVAYQATTTDFWNSMEAVGGPQTYVLGGAFNCGKGQPGQVAPVSHGCPSALFRGVNILNALKEAGQ; encoded by the coding sequence GTGCATGACATCGATCCCGCTTTCACCGCGCTGCCGTTGCGCGCGCTGGCCGACGCGGCGCTGAGCCGGGCCCGGGACCTGGGCGCCGAGCACGCCGACTTCCGCCTCGAACGCATCCGCAGCCAGACGCTGCGCCTGCACGACGCCGCCCTGGAGACCGCGCTGGACGCCGACGACGTGGGCCTGTCGGTCCGCGTGGTCAAGGACGGCACCTGGGGGTTCGCCGCCGGCATCGATCTCACCCCGGACGGCGCCGCCCGGGTGGCCGCGCAGGCCGTCGAGGTCGCCGCGGTCGCCGCCGCGGTCAACCGCGAGCCGATCGAGCTGGCGCCCGAGCCGGTGCACGGCGAGCGGACCTGGGTCTCGGCGTACGAGGTGGACCCGTTCACGGTGCCCACCGCCGACAAGGTCGCGCTGCTGGCCGAGTGGAGCCGCCGCCTGCTGGACGACGACCGGGTGGACCACGCCGACGCCACGCTGCTGCAGGTGAAGGAGAACAAGTTCTTCGCCGACCTGGCGGGGACGGTCACCACGCAGCAGCGGGTGCGGCTGCATCCGGTGCTCAACGCCGTCGGCATCGGGGACGGCGTGTTCGACACGATGCGCACCATCGCCCCGCCCGTGGGCCGCGGCTGGGAGTGGCTGACCGGAGGCCACTGGGACTGGGACGGCGAGCTGGGGCGCATGCCCGAGCTGCTGGCCGAGAAGCTGGCCGCGCCCTCGGTGGAGCCCGGCACCTACGACGTGGTCATCGACCCGTCCAACCTCTGGCTGACCATCCACGAGTCGATCGGGCACGCGACGGAGCTGGACCGGGCGCTGGGTTACGAGGCGGCCTACGCGGGCACCTCGTTCGCCACCCCGGACAAGCTGGGCACGCTGCAGTACGGCTCGAAGGTCATGAACGTCACCGGGGACCGCACCGCCGAGCACGGCCTCGCCACCGTCGGCTACGACGACGAGGGCGTCCGGACGCAGGCCTTCGACATCGTCTCCGCCGGGATGTTCACCGGCTACCAGACGGACCGGCGGATCGCCCGCCTCACGGGCGCCGACCGTTCCAACGGCTGCGCGTTCGCCGACGCCGCCTCCAGCATGCCGCTGCAGCGGATGGCCAACGTGTCGTTGCAGCCGGCGCCGGGCGGCCCGGACACCGACGAGCTGATCTCGGGCGTCGAGCGCGGCGTCTACATCATCGGTGACAAGAGCTGGTCGATCGACATGCAGCGGCACAACTTCCAGTTCACCGGCCAGCGCTTCTACCGGATCGAGAACGGCCGGCTGGCGGGGCAGCTGCGGGACGTGGCCTACCAGGCCACCACCACCGACTTCTGGAACTCGATGGAGGCCGTCGGCGGCCCGCAGACGTACGTGCTGGGCGGGGCGTTCAACTGCGGGAAGGGCCAGCCGGGGCAGGTCGCCCCGGTCAGCCACGGCTGCCCGTCGGCGCTGTTCCGCGGGGTCAACATCCTCAACGCGCTGAAGGAGGCCGGCCAGTGA
- a CDS encoding DUF3099 domain-containing protein, translated as MVNVIRRRRAEVYTVTNAPKPMSEDIQYRQRRYLISMSIRTGCFLGAVFAGVAGAPLWLVGLLVVGAVFLPYISVIFANGGREPQPSARFESPDSPHHKGISGQRPEIRS; from the coding sequence ATGGTGAACGTCATTCGCCGTCGGCGTGCCGAGGTCTACACGGTCACCAACGCGCCCAAGCCCATGTCGGAGGACATCCAGTACCGGCAGCGGCGTTACCTGATCTCGATGAGCATCCGGACGGGGTGCTTCCTCGGGGCCGTCTTCGCCGGTGTGGCCGGGGCTCCGCTGTGGCTCGTGGGGCTGCTGGTGGTCGGGGCGGTCTTCCTGCCCTACATCAGCGTCATCTTCGCGAACGGCGGGCGCGAGCCGCAGCCTTCGGCACGCTTCGAGAGCCCGGATAGCCCGCACCACAAGGGCATTTCCGGACAGCGACCGGAAATCCGGTCGTGA
- a CDS encoding acyl-CoA dehydrogenase family protein, whose protein sequence is MRRTVFNEDHEAFRATIRDFIAAEVAPVYDAWENAGHPPRDFYNKLGELGVFGITVPEEYGGAGETSFKYQVVISEECARAGVSFGGYAVHVNLVLPYLLKYGSEEQKKRWLPAFISGDMMTAIAMTEPGTGSDLAGVQTTARRDGDHYILNGAKTFITGGVLADRVLVVARTSPATPENRRTGLSILAVDTKSEGYAVGRKLEKIGLRSSDTAELSFSDVRVPVEDLLGEEGRGFEYLTHNLAEERLGIAVSSYASAAAAVEFARKYVQERTVFGKPVSSFQNTKFVLAECATEVEAAQSLVDRATEALDAGELTPADAARAKLFCTEVQARVVDKCLQLHGGYGYILEYPIARLYADARVTRIYGGTSEVLKTIIAKDLGV, encoded by the coding sequence GTGCGCCGTACCGTGTTCAATGAGGATCATGAAGCCTTCCGGGCCACGATCCGGGACTTCATCGCCGCCGAGGTCGCGCCGGTCTACGACGCCTGGGAGAACGCCGGGCACCCGCCCCGCGACTTCTACAACAAGCTGGGCGAGCTGGGCGTCTTCGGCATCACGGTGCCCGAGGAGTACGGCGGCGCCGGCGAGACCAGCTTCAAGTACCAGGTGGTGATCTCCGAGGAGTGCGCCCGCGCCGGGGTGAGCTTCGGGGGCTACGCGGTGCACGTCAACCTCGTCCTGCCCTACCTGCTCAAGTACGGCAGCGAGGAGCAGAAGAAGCGCTGGCTGCCCGCCTTCATCTCCGGCGACATGATGACCGCCATCGCGATGACCGAGCCCGGCACCGGCTCGGACCTGGCGGGCGTGCAGACCACCGCCCGCCGGGACGGCGACCACTACATCCTCAACGGGGCCAAGACGTTCATCACCGGCGGCGTGCTGGCCGACCGGGTGCTGGTGGTGGCCCGCACCTCCCCCGCCACCCCGGAGAACCGCCGCACCGGCCTGTCGATCCTGGCGGTGGACACCAAGAGCGAGGGGTACGCGGTCGGCCGCAAGCTGGAGAAGATCGGCCTGCGCAGCTCCGACACCGCCGAGCTGTCGTTCAGCGACGTGCGGGTGCCCGTCGAGGACCTCCTGGGCGAGGAGGGCCGCGGCTTCGAGTACCTCACCCACAACCTGGCCGAGGAGCGGCTCGGCATCGCCGTCTCCTCCTACGCCTCGGCCGCCGCCGCGGTGGAGTTCGCCCGCAAGTACGTGCAGGAGCGCACGGTCTTCGGCAAGCCCGTCTCCTCCTTCCAGAACACCAAGTTCGTGCTGGCCGAGTGCGCCACCGAGGTCGAGGCCGCGCAGTCGCTGGTGGACCGCGCCACCGAGGCGCTGGACGCCGGTGAGCTGACCCCCGCCGACGCCGCCAGGGCCAAGCTGTTCTGCACCGAGGTGCAGGCCCGCGTGGTCGACAAGTGCCTGCAGCTGCACGGCGGATACGGCTACATCCTGGAGTACCCGATCGCCCGGCTGTACGCCGACGCCCGGGTCACCCGCATCTACGGCGGCACCAGCGAGGTGCTGAAGACGATCATCGCCAAGGACCTGGGCGTCTGA
- a CDS encoding beta-ketoacyl-ACP reductase: protein MSRSVLVTGGNRGIGLAIARELSAGGDAVAVTYRSGQPPEGLFGVRCDVTSSEDVDAAFAKVEAEQGPVEVLVANAGITKDTLLAIMSEDAFTSVLDTNLTGSYRVAKRAVKGMMRKRHGRIVLVSSVVGLLGSAGQANYAASKAGLVGFARSLARELGSRGITVNVVAPGFVDTDMTAALSEDQQKAIKGAIPLGRTARPEEIAKAVAFLAGEDAGYITGAVIPVDGGLGMGH from the coding sequence ATGAGTCGCTCTGTCCTCGTGACCGGCGGTAACCGGGGCATCGGCCTGGCCATCGCCCGGGAGCTGTCCGCCGGCGGCGACGCCGTCGCGGTCACCTACCGCTCCGGCCAGCCGCCCGAGGGCCTGTTCGGCGTCCGCTGCGACGTGACCAGCTCCGAGGACGTCGACGCCGCGTTCGCCAAGGTCGAGGCGGAGCAGGGACCGGTCGAGGTGCTGGTGGCCAACGCCGGCATCACCAAGGACACGCTGCTCGCCATCATGAGCGAGGACGCCTTCACCTCCGTCCTGGACACCAACCTCACGGGCTCCTACCGGGTCGCCAAGCGCGCGGTGAAGGGCATGATGCGCAAGCGGCACGGCCGGATCGTGCTGGTCTCCTCGGTCGTGGGCCTGCTCGGCTCCGCCGGCCAGGCCAACTACGCCGCCTCCAAGGCGGGCCTGGTGGGCTTCGCCCGGTCGCTGGCCCGCGAGCTCGGCTCGCGCGGCATCACCGTGAACGTGGTCGCGCCCGGCTTCGTCGACACCGACATGACCGCGGCGCTCAGCGAGGACCAGCAGAAGGCCATCAAGGGCGCGATCCCGCTGGGCCGCACCGCCCGTCCGGAGGAGATCGCCAAGGCCGTGGCGTTCCTGGCCGGAGAGGACGCCGGCTACATCACCGGTGCCGTCATCCCGGTCGACGGCGGCCTGGGCATGGGCCACTGA
- a CDS encoding helix-hairpin-helix domain-containing protein: MTESHSANPPGAAETAAAGTPGAAAPGASETPGAAPAGAASAAGRAALAELFDGTGVPVALVHRTLARLGTGAAGLLREDPWRLLRVPGVTPRQADHFARRALGDQARPDDRRRGRALVAHLLTEAARHGHTVTPPAEVLSALEGLGVPDPRRAVEDALDAAEAIALTEEADFDEAALEDGDLDEIPEPEETLGLARWALAEEAAAEGLRRLAATAAPLLDDAAVKAARAGLPEDRSLAVTAAFGTGVSILRGTADDLSRTALGIAGIAAAHGLRAAVVTPTDRAAADLAAQAPEAPAFTIAGLHTLLEPREGAGGPEAAPGTVVFGRGEQRPLEPQLLVLTDGAGLDVELCAVLVEACADGTHLVLGGEPQSLPPAGPGRPLDDLEASETVAVIELEPDAPAAPPAVLTAAVRGGELVTVDAPGKEVVIVPADGATEAVHRTVQLVTDSIPRALGIPVEDVQVVAPAAGGEAGTAALNAALKARLNPGPGAFGGFDPGDRVLVAAPLPYAAVGEAGTVTGADPAGLHVEFAGGTAVVPPALTSRLRPGWAVTVALGRGTRRPAVVAVLPPATAGDDGALTRPLVATAFGLARRHLSVVQASGPALAAAVRERPAPARRTRLAALVVQ; this comes from the coding sequence GTGACCGAATCCCACTCCGCCAACCCCCCGGGCGCCGCCGAGACGGCCGCCGCAGGAACCCCCGGCGCCGCGGCCCCGGGCGCCTCCGAAACCCCCGGCGCCGCCCCGGCCGGCGCCGCGTCCGCCGCCGGACGCGCCGCCCTCGCCGAGCTCTTCGACGGGACGGGCGTCCCCGTGGCGCTGGTGCACCGTACCCTCGCCCGGCTCGGGACCGGCGCCGCCGGGCTCCTCCGCGAGGACCCGTGGCGGCTGCTGCGCGTCCCCGGGGTGACCCCGCGGCAGGCCGACCACTTCGCCCGGCGGGCGCTGGGCGACCAGGCGCGTCCCGACGACCGGCGGCGCGGCCGGGCGCTGGTCGCGCACCTGCTGACCGAGGCGGCGCGGCACGGCCATACCGTCACGCCGCCCGCGGAGGTGCTGTCCGCCCTCGAGGGACTCGGCGTGCCCGATCCGCGGCGGGCGGTCGAGGACGCCCTGGACGCGGCCGAGGCGATCGCCCTCACCGAGGAGGCGGACTTCGACGAGGCCGCGCTGGAGGACGGCGATCTCGACGAGATCCCCGAGCCGGAGGAGACCCTGGGCCTGGCGCGGTGGGCGCTGGCCGAGGAGGCCGCCGCCGAGGGCCTGCGGCGGCTGGCCGCCACGGCCGCGCCGCTGCTGGACGACGCCGCGGTGAAGGCGGCCCGGGCCGGGCTGCCGGAGGACCGCTCGCTCGCCGTCACCGCCGCCTTCGGCACCGGCGTGAGCATCCTGCGCGGCACCGCCGACGACCTGTCCCGGACCGCGCTGGGCATCGCCGGGATCGCCGCGGCCCACGGGCTGCGCGCGGCCGTCGTCACCCCGACCGACCGGGCCGCGGCCGACCTGGCCGCGCAGGCCCCGGAGGCGCCCGCGTTCACCATCGCCGGCCTGCACACCCTGCTGGAGCCGCGGGAGGGGGCGGGGGGCCCTGAGGCGGCGCCGGGCACGGTCGTCTTCGGCCGCGGCGAGCAGCGGCCGCTGGAGCCGCAGCTGCTCGTCCTGACCGACGGGGCGGGCCTGGACGTGGAGCTGTGCGCCGTGCTGGTGGAGGCGTGCGCGGACGGGACGCACCTGGTGCTCGGGGGCGAGCCGCAGTCGCTGCCGCCCGCCGGCCCCGGCCGCCCGCTGGACGACCTGGAGGCCTCGGAGACGGTCGCGGTGATCGAGCTGGAGCCGGACGCGCCCGCCGCGCCGCCGGCCGTCCTCACCGCCGCCGTGCGCGGCGGCGAGCTGGTGACCGTGGACGCGCCCGGCAAGGAGGTCGTGATCGTGCCCGCCGACGGGGCGACCGAGGCCGTGCACCGGACCGTGCAGCTGGTCACCGACTCCATCCCCCGCGCGCTGGGCATCCCGGTGGAGGACGTCCAGGTCGTCGCGCCCGCGGCCGGGGGCGAGGCCGGCACCGCCGCGCTCAACGCCGCGCTGAAGGCCCGCCTCAACCCGGGGCCGGGCGCGTTCGGCGGGTTCGACCCCGGCGACCGCGTCCTGGTGGCCGCGCCCCTCCCGTACGCGGCCGTGGGCGAGGCCGGCACCGTCACGGGCGCGGACCCGGCCGGGCTGCACGTGGAGTTCGCCGGGGGCACGGCGGTGGTCCCGCCCGCCCTCACCTCGCGGCTGCGGCCCGGCTGGGCGGTCACGGTCGCGCTGGGCCGGGGGACGCGCCGTCCGGCCGTGGTCGCCGTCCTCCCGCCCGCCACCGCCGGCGACGACGGCGCGCTGACGCGTCCGCTGGTGGCCACCGCCTTCGGCCTGGCGCGCCGGCACCTGTCGGTCGTCCAGGCGTCCGGGCCCGCGCTGGCCGCGGCGGTACGGGAACGGCCCGCCCCGGCCCGGCGCACGCGCCTGGCCGCGCTCGTCGTCCAGTGA